ACTGGGCCCGGGCAACGTCGATGATCGTCTGCCGGGTCTGTGCCGCATCTCCGCCGCGCGGCCGCCCCCGTCCTCGCCCGCTACGCTCCGGGCTCACGCTGTGCGACGTCGCAGTGTCAGGGCAGCCAGAGCCACCGACGCCAGGGCGAAGCCCAGGACCACCGTCAGGTCGACGGCGAAGTCGCCGTTCCACCTGCTGGACTGTGTGAGGCGGGTGAAGGAGTCGGCGGAGTAACTCAGCGGCAGGACATCGGATATGCGGGTCAACACGGTAGCCATCGTGCCACGTGGAGTGAGTAGACCGCACAACAGCAACTGGGGGATCACCACCAACGGCATGAACTGGACTGCCTGGAACTCGGTCCGCGCGAATGCGGAGGCGAGGAGGCCCAGGCTTGTACCCAGCAGGGCATTCGCCACCGCAAAGATGCCCAGTATCCACGGGGCGTCCACGTCCAGGTTGAGCAGCCAGATGCCGACGGCAGAGGTTACCGCAGCCTGCACGAGCCCGGCGGTCCCGAAGGCGAGCGCATAGCCGGCGATGAATTCACCGCGGCGGAGACGGGTGGTCAACAGGCGTTCCAGTGTTCCCGACGTCCGCTCGCGGACCATGGTCACCGACGTCAGTAGAAACATGATGATGAACGGGAACAGGCCCAGCATCTGTGGTCCGACGCGTTGGAATATCTCGGGGCTTGCGTCGAAGACGTATTTGAACAGCCACAGAAGCAGTGACGGAAGTACCAGGACGAGCGCCAGGCTTCTGGGATCGTGGAAGATCTGCGCGCCGACGCGGCGGGCAGTGGAGAGTGCGCGTGTCATGACGCATTCCTTTCTGCCAGAGTCAGGAAAGCCTGCTCCAGATCATTCTGGCCGGAGTCTCTCCGGAGTTCATCGGGGGTCGCATCGGCGATGAGCTG
The genomic region above belongs to Corynebacterium glyciniphilum AJ 3170 and contains:
- a CDS encoding ABC transporter permease; translated protein: MTRALSTARRVGAQIFHDPRSLALVLVLPSLLLWLFKYVFDASPEIFQRVGPQMLGLFPFIIMFLLTSVTMVRERTSGTLERLLTTRLRRGEFIAGYALAFGTAGLVQAAVTSAVGIWLLNLDVDAPWILGIFAVANALLGTSLGLLASAFARTEFQAVQFMPLVVIPQLLLCGLLTPRGTMATVLTRISDVLPLSYSADSFTRLTQSSRWNGDFAVDLTVVLGFALASVALAALTLRRRTA